A window of Mucilaginibacter paludis DSM 18603 contains these coding sequences:
- a CDS encoding M3 family metallopeptidase, whose product MQKIKKIVLLLCAVPCLATAQNTPAVNVLLQHSNQPIAYDQVNASLIKTALAKTIALSNSRISAITAIPPGKQTWANTMEAFDNLQYELGDLGGKIYLASATYTDDDTRNEANTAAEQLQSYTTGLFLNEPLYKAVKRFAALPAAAQLSSSQKLFLKETLIGFENNGMKLDADGRKKLKATNDKIIALGVQFDKNIAEYKDSITFDKSDLQGVPEKTVAPWALPDGKYMIRINGPNFNDILKYADKEDTRHAVYLKYMNRAYPKNIQVLDSLFYYRQQLAQQLGFKTYAEYALVDKMAGKPQKVWDFLNDLRDKLSPHVGPELAELAELKHQDHPEAQAGIQAWDIGYYRKKLFDTKYKLNTDEIKEYFEMNSTIQGMFTVYQKLFNLRIVEVKGVPLWYAKVKAYELYMDGKKMGTFYLDLYPRPNKYTHFETANISLYHKTATQEILPVGTLICNFPEGTATEPSLLNHGDVVTLFHEFGHLIHFLLCHPAIASQNSFATKGDFVEAPSQFLENFCWQYDVLKLFARNYKTGEMMPKALFDKLKQTQTVGSSMANISQVYYASLDFTYEDRYAAIKGRDINDVSKELSAMTKVPFAEGSHFICSFGHLNSYGANYYGYLWSKVFAQDIFSVFEKNGVMDTATGIRYRKDILEKGATVPEATMLRNFLGREPNSAAFLRLLGIK is encoded by the coding sequence ATGCAAAAAATAAAAAAAATCGTCCTGTTGTTATGTGCGGTGCCCTGCCTGGCTACGGCCCAAAATACACCGGCTGTTAATGTTTTACTACAACACTCAAACCAGCCTATAGCTTATGACCAGGTGAATGCTTCGTTAATTAAAACTGCGCTTGCAAAAACAATCGCGCTATCAAACAGCCGCATCAGCGCTATAACAGCTATCCCGCCAGGAAAACAAACCTGGGCCAATACCATGGAAGCTTTTGATAATTTGCAGTACGAGTTGGGCGATCTGGGTGGTAAGATATACCTGGCTTCGGCAACTTACACCGATGATGATACCCGAAACGAGGCTAATACGGCGGCAGAGCAATTGCAATCGTACACCACTGGTCTGTTTTTAAACGAGCCCCTGTACAAAGCCGTTAAACGTTTTGCGGCTTTACCTGCAGCGGCGCAGCTCAGCAGCAGTCAGAAACTGTTTTTAAAGGAAACCCTGATAGGTTTTGAGAACAACGGGATGAAGCTGGATGCCGATGGACGGAAAAAACTGAAGGCTACTAACGATAAAATAATTGCGCTGGGTGTACAATTTGATAAAAATATAGCCGAATATAAGGACAGCATAACTTTTGATAAGTCTGACTTGCAAGGTGTACCCGAAAAAACCGTGGCTCCATGGGCCCTGCCTGATGGTAAATACATGATCAGGATAAACGGCCCCAATTTTAACGATATCTTAAAATATGCCGATAAAGAGGATACCCGCCATGCCGTGTACCTTAAATACATGAACCGCGCTTACCCTAAAAACATACAGGTATTGGATAGCCTGTTTTATTACCGCCAACAGTTGGCGCAGCAGCTGGGTTTTAAAACCTATGCCGAATATGCTTTGGTTGATAAAATGGCCGGAAAGCCGCAAAAAGTGTGGGACTTTTTAAACGACCTGCGCGATAAGCTGAGCCCGCACGTAGGCCCGGAACTGGCCGAATTGGCTGAGCTAAAGCATCAGGATCATCCGGAAGCGCAGGCAGGTATCCAGGCCTGGGACATAGGCTACTATCGCAAAAAATTATTTGATACCAAATACAAGCTTAATACCGACGAGATTAAGGAGTATTTTGAAATGAACAGTACTATACAGGGGATGTTTACGGTTTACCAAAAGCTGTTTAACCTGCGCATTGTTGAGGTAAAGGGCGTGCCGCTCTGGTATGCTAAAGTAAAAGCATACGAGCTGTATATGGACGGCAAAAAAATGGGCACTTTTTATTTAGACCTATACCCGCGGCCTAACAAGTATACCCACTTTGAAACCGCCAACATATCGTTATATCATAAAACAGCCACCCAGGAGATTTTACCCGTGGGCACGCTGATCTGTAATTTCCCCGAAGGTACAGCCACCGAGCCGTCCTTGTTAAACCATGGCGATGTAGTAACACTGTTTCATGAGTTTGGGCACTTAATCCACTTCCTGCTTTGCCACCCGGCCATCGCGTCGCAAAATTCGTTTGCCACCAAGGGCGATTTTGTGGAAGCCCCATCGCAGTTTCTGGAAAACTTTTGCTGGCAGTACGATGTGCTGAAGCTTTTTGCCCGCAATTACAAAACCGGCGAAATGATGCCCAAAGCTTTATTTGATAAACTGAAGCAAACGCAAACAGTTGGCAGCAGCATGGCCAACATTAGCCAGGTATATTATGCCAGTCTGGATTTTACTTACGAGGACCGTTACGCCGCCATTAAAGGCCGCGACATTAACGATGTGTCTAAAGAACTGTCAGCCATGACGAAGGTGCCTTTTGCAGAAGGATCGCATTTTATTTGCAGCTTTGGCCATTTAAATAGTTATGGCGCCAATTATTACGGATACCTGTGGTCGAAGGTGTTTGCGCAGGATATCTTCTCGGTGTTCGAGAAAAATGGCGTGATGGATACCGCTACAGGCATCCGCTACCGTAAAGATATTTTAGAAAAAGGAGCAACCGTACCAGAGGCCACCATGCTGCGCAACTTTTTAGGTCGCGAACCTAATTCGGCAGCGTTTTTAAGGCTTTTGGGGATTAAGTAA
- the mnmD gene encoding tRNA (5-methylaminomethyl-2-thiouridine)(34)-methyltransferase MnmD: MDYGPPTMDYTQKPMNPELTIVTTADGSKTIYNPQVGENYHSRNGALQESEHVFLNAGLKHFLADGALTAVSVLEVGLGTGLNFLLSADFCIGHQINLDYVGIEAYPLTQQMISQTGYQDYVSPGLWTSFTTDYQTSLKHRVSLNSFIQLQTAHSTLMDFQSGQQFDIIYFDAFASANQPEMWSTEAINHTISFLKPGGVFVTYAITGNLKRQLKALGCKIEKVPGAAGKREMLRGTKLS, translated from the coding sequence ATGGACTATGGACCACCGACTATGGACTACACACAAAAGCCAATGAACCCCGAACTAACCATTGTAACCACCGCCGACGGCTCCAAAACCATCTATAACCCGCAGGTGGGCGAAAATTACCATTCGCGTAATGGGGCGCTGCAAGAGAGTGAGCATGTATTTTTAAACGCCGGCTTAAAACATTTTTTGGCAGATGGGGCACTAACAGCTGTTTCGGTATTGGAAGTTGGGTTGGGCACGGGGTTGAATTTTTTGCTCAGCGCCGATTTTTGCATCGGGCATCAAATTAACCTGGACTATGTAGGCATTGAGGCATACCCTTTAACGCAGCAAATGATCAGCCAAACCGGCTACCAAGATTACGTATCGCCTGGTTTATGGACTTCGTTTACAACGGATTACCAAACCTCGCTGAAACATCGGGTGAGCTTAAACTCCTTTATCCAATTACAAACGGCGCACAGCACGTTGATGGACTTTCAGTCGGGCCAGCAATTCGATATCATCTACTTCGATGCCTTTGCCTCGGCCAATCAACCCGAAATGTGGAGCACCGAAGCCATTAACCATACCATCAGTTTTTTAAAACCCGGTGGCGTATTTGTTACCTACGCCATTACCGGCAACCTAAAGCGCCAGCTCAAAGCCCTGGGCTGCAAAATAGAAAAAGTACCCGGCGCCGCCGGCAAACGCGAAATGCTGAGAGGAACGAAACTGAGTTAG
- a CDS encoding MBL fold metallo-hydrolase, with product MVIHQFYDKGLAHGSYAIISQGKMAVIDPARDPQPYYDFSAEHGAQLVAVIETHPHADFVSSHLEIHQTTGATIYVSKLVGAAYPHQTFDEGDRIELGDVTLKSINTPGHSPDSICIIVEDDLGLQKAIFTGDTLFVGDVGRPDLRENVGNITAKKEELARQMYQSTRQKLMTLPEDVAVYPAHGPGSLCGKNMSPDLQSTIGRELRENYALQLMDELQFVKILTEDQPFIPRYFGFDVDLNKQGAATLEESIQAVPHINADELVAGVPVIDTRPKADFRHGHIRKSINLQNGEKFETWLGSIINPGEAFYLIADNEETLQVMIRKAAKIGYEGNIKGILLIPESNLQMSADFDRDYFKRNPGDYTIVDIRNAGEVKDTPIFANAINIPLPELRDRITEIPTDKPIIVHCAAGYRSAAGSSMIAAAIETAPVYDMGEEITEFVH from the coding sequence ATGGTTATTCATCAGTTTTACGATAAGGGTTTGGCGCATGGCTCGTATGCCATTATCAGCCAGGGTAAAATGGCGGTTATCGACCCGGCCCGCGATCCGCAACCCTACTACGATTTTTCTGCCGAACACGGCGCACAGCTTGTAGCAGTAATTGAAACCCACCCACATGCCGATTTTGTAAGCTCGCACCTGGAGATCCACCAGACCACCGGCGCTACTATTTATGTGAGTAAACTGGTTGGCGCGGCCTATCCGCATCAAACTTTTGATGAGGGCGACAGGATAGAGTTAGGCGATGTTACGCTTAAATCCATTAATACCCCCGGCCACTCGCCCGATTCGATCTGCATTATTGTGGAAGACGACCTGGGCCTGCAAAAGGCTATTTTTACCGGCGATACTTTATTTGTTGGCGATGTTGGCCGCCCCGACCTGCGCGAAAACGTTGGCAATATTACCGCGAAAAAAGAAGAGCTTGCCCGGCAAATGTACCAATCCACCCGCCAAAAATTAATGACCCTGCCCGAGGATGTGGCGGTTTACCCCGCACACGGCCCCGGATCGTTATGCGGTAAAAACATGAGCCCTGATTTGCAAAGCACCATTGGCCGCGAACTGCGCGAAAACTATGCGCTGCAATTGATGGATGAGCTGCAGTTTGTAAAAATATTAACCGAAGACCAGCCTTTTATACCCCGCTACTTTGGTTTTGATGTAGACCTGAATAAGCAGGGAGCCGCAACGCTCGAAGAAAGCATTCAAGCAGTTCCGCATATTAACGCTGATGAGTTAGTGGCCGGTGTGCCCGTTATTGATACCCGCCCCAAAGCCGATTTTAGGCATGGGCATATCCGGAAATCAATTAATTTGCAAAATGGCGAAAAATTTGAAACCTGGCTGGGATCTATCATTAACCCCGGTGAGGCTTTCTATTTAATTGCCGACAACGAAGAAACCCTGCAGGTGATGATCCGCAAGGCGGCCAAAATAGGTTACGAGGGCAACATCAAGGGCATTTTATTAATTCCGGAAAGCAACCTGCAAATGAGTGCCGATTTTGACCGCGATTACTTTAAACGTAACCCCGGCGATTATACCATTGTAGATATCCGCAATGCAGGCGAGGTTAAGGATACGCCAATTTTTGCTAACGCGATTAACATCCCCCTACCCGAACTGCGCGACAGGATAACCGAGATACCAACCGATAAACCCATTATTGTACACTGCGCAGCAGGCTACCGCTCGGCAGCAGGCAGCAGCATGATTGCCGCCGCTATTGAAACAGCCCCGGTTTACGATATGGGTGAAGAGATTACGGAGTTTGTGCATTGA
- the mazG gene encoding nucleoside triphosphate pyrophosphohydrolase, with the protein MPLTPPASASTPALSFERLLSIMNDLRANCPWDMKQTLESLRHLTIEETYELSDAILEGDLQEVKKEIGDLMLHLVFYAKIASETGAFDITDVLNGICEKLIHRHPHIYSDVEVKNEEDVKRNWEQLKLKEGNKSVLAGVPASLPALVKASRIQEKARGVGFDWEEKSQVWDKVEEEMREFRDEFNAVDNQVIDQEKAEGEFGDLLFSLINYARFIDINPENALEKTNKKFIKRFQYLESKAHQSGKQLRDMTLAEMDLFWEEAKKI; encoded by the coding sequence ATGCCACTAACTCCGCCTGCATCAGCCTCTACGCCCGCCCTATCATTCGAACGCCTTTTAAGCATCATGAACGACCTGCGGGCCAATTGCCCCTGGGATATGAAGCAAACCCTGGAGAGTTTGCGCCACCTTACCATTGAGGAAACCTATGAGCTATCTGACGCGATACTGGAAGGCGACCTGCAGGAGGTAAAAAAAGAAATTGGCGATTTGATGCTGCACCTGGTATTTTATGCCAAGATAGCATCAGAAACCGGGGCCTTTGATATTACCGATGTGTTAAACGGCATCTGCGAGAAGCTGATACACCGCCACCCGCATATTTATAGCGATGTGGAGGTAAAAAACGAGGAAGATGTAAAGCGCAACTGGGAGCAGTTAAAGTTAAAGGAAGGCAATAAATCGGTATTGGCGGGTGTACCGGCTTCGCTACCGGCACTGGTAAAGGCATCGCGCATACAGGAAAAAGCACGTGGCGTTGGGTTCGACTGGGAAGAAAAAAGCCAGGTTTGGGATAAGGTGGAAGAGGAAATGCGCGAATTCAGGGATGAGTTTAACGCTGTTGATAACCAGGTAATTGACCAGGAGAAAGCCGAAGGCGAGTTTGGCGATCTGCTATTTTCGTTAATTAATTACGCGCGCTTTATCGATATCAACCCGGAGAATGCGCTCGAGAAAACCAATAAAAAGTTCATCAAACGCTTTCAATACCTGGAAAGTAAGGCGCACCAAAGCGGCAAGCAATTACGAGACATGACGCTCGCCGAAATGGACCTGTTTTGGGAGGAAGCAAAAAAAATATAA
- a CDS encoding RNA polymerase sigma factor gives MQLPPGITEEELIRQCKTGDLKPLEMLYKHFYGYAMGVGLRYCANRDDALEVVNDGFIKVFNSLNTFSADRPFKAWLRRIIVNTAIDKTRKEKKHAWTADLELAQHMAAETASVIDLLSAGDILKLLDKLPEIHRVVFNLFEIDGYSHDEIALMLAIPASSSRVYLSRGKEKLREMISKAEKNYERRA, from the coding sequence ATGCAGCTACCCCCTGGCATTACCGAAGAAGAACTAATTCGGCAATGTAAAACTGGTGATCTAAAACCATTGGAAATGCTTTATAAGCACTTCTATGGCTATGCTATGGGGGTTGGTTTGCGTTATTGCGCCAATCGCGATGATGCTTTGGAGGTAGTTAACGACGGTTTTATTAAAGTTTTTAATTCACTAAACACCTTTAGCGCCGACAGGCCCTTTAAGGCTTGGTTGCGGCGAATTATTGTAAACACAGCGATTGATAAAACCAGGAAAGAAAAAAAACATGCCTGGACGGCCGACCTGGAACTTGCACAGCATATGGCAGCCGAAACGGCATCGGTAATTGATTTGTTAAGTGCCGGTGATATTCTCAAATTACTGGATAAACTACCCGAGATACACCGGGTAGTTTTTAACTTATTCGAGATTGACGGTTATAGCCACGATGAGATAGCCCTGATGCTGGCTATACCGGCAAGCTCATCGCGCGTGTATTTAAGCCGTGGCAAAGAAAAACTGAGAGAGATGATCAGCAAAGCAGAAAAAAACTATGAACGAAGAGCTTGA